From Eptesicus fuscus isolate TK198812 chromosome 13, DD_ASM_mEF_20220401, whole genome shotgun sequence, the proteins below share one genomic window:
- the LOC129151206 gene encoding interferon lambda-3-like: MKPGWAVWCTLVLVLTATVLTRTGAVPAPTPPRTHLGARGCHMGQFKSLSPQEMKAFKRTKDALEESLLLKNWSCSSRPLPRTRDLRQLQVWERPVALEAELALTLKVLGALNNSTLGDILDQPLHTLHHIHSQLQACVPAQATAGPRPRGHLRQWLHRLREAGKKESQDCLEASVTFNLFRLLTRDLKCVAAGDLCA, translated from the coding sequence ATGAAGCCGGGCTGGGCTGTGTGGTGCacgctggtgctggtgctgacgGCCACGGTGCTGACCAGGACAGGAGCAGTTCCTGCCCCTACGCCCCCCAGGACCCacctgggtgccaggggctgccaCATGGGCCAGTTCAAGTCTCTGTCCCCACAAGAGATGAAAGCCTTCAAGAGGACCAAGGACGCCCTGGAAGAGTCGCTCCTGCTCAAGAACTGGAGCTGCAGCTCCCGCCCActccccaggacccgggaccTGAGGCAGCTGCAGGTGTGGGAGCGCCCCGTGGCCTTGGAGGCTGAGCTGGCCCTGACACTGAAGGTCCTGGGGGCCTTGAACAACTCGACCCTGGGGGACATCCTGGACCAGCCCCTTCACACGCTGCACCACATCCACTCCCAGCTTCAGGCCTGTGTCCCAGCTCAGGCCacagcaggccccaggccccggggccacCTCCGCCAGTGGCTGCATCGCCTCCGGGAGGCCGGGAAGAAGGAATCCCAGGACTGCCTTGAAGCCTCTGTCACATTCAACCTCTTCCGCCTCCTCACCCGTGACCTGAAATGTGTCGCTGCTGGAGACCTGTGTGCCTGA